One window of Nicotiana tomentosiformis chromosome 11, ASM39032v3, whole genome shotgun sequence genomic DNA carries:
- the LOC138901174 gene encoding uncharacterized protein — MAEYEACILGLRLAVNMNIQELLVIGDSDLLVHQVLLEWATKNTKILPYLHCVQELIKRFINIEFKHVPRIQNEFADALATKSSMIQHPDKNFINHIPIGIHKQPAYCAHAKAKFDKNLWFHDIKEYLEKGDNPENATHTQKRTL; from the coding sequence atggcagaatacgaagcctgcatcttgggactcaggttaGCCGTCAACATGAACATTCAGGAGTTGCTAGTAATAGGAGATTCTGATCTATTGGTACACCAGGTTCTACTAGAATGGGCTactaagaacaccaaaatattgccgTACTTGCATTGTGTgcaagagttgatcaagaggttcataaatatagagttcaaacatgttccaaggattcaaaatgagtttgcagatgcattagccaccaagtcttccatgatacaacatccggaCAAGAATTTTATCAATcatatcccaataggaattcataagcagccagcttattgtgctcatgctAAAGCAAAGTTTGACAAAAATCTGTGGTTCCATGACATCAAGGAATACTTGGAAAAGGGAGATAATCCAGAGAAtgctacacacactcagaagcgCACGCTCTAA